The sequence ctctcaactGGTATGTTTCACTACCTATTTTATAAAGACAATATAAGCCATTGCACAGGATCTCCTGTACTCCTTCCACTATCTCAGCAAACTTCTCCCTCCCATCCATCATTACCTCCTATGCTGGAATTCATATCCTTCCTGCTCTCAAACTAATCTTACCACCTGTGCACAGCTACTGCTCAGGGATATCTTTTTATCCATTATTCTCTCTTTTGGGTTTTCAGCCTTTATCTTTGTTGGTTTTGCTCCATTAGTATAAAAATATGCTCTACCTTCTCCCATTTATACTAAAAGCAAACTTCTTTACTACCTTCCTCTACTTTCTCCTGTAGCAAGTATCGTATCCTTTCTAATAGCCAGACTCCTTCACTTTTGTGTacttcctgtctctccttctgcacCTCCTACTCTTTCCCAAATGTTAATGCCCCACAAGCAGCCTCACCACTACACCAAGGTTAATTTCCCAGCATTTGTGCTGCCAAAGGATATTGGTCCCCTCAGCTCTCAAAATGGCCAAGTAAGACCTGGGACTGTTAGAGTCGCCAACAAGCCAACTCATCTGGGGCTCTAAATCCCTTACAGTCCCCCTGGTCCCCCCATGTgacttttttcttcatattacGTTGTGGGAAAGGTAAGAAGAATAGttagaatagctaacatttatatatGCCTCACAACAACCTGTGGTATAAGTGCTGTTATTATCCCAGTCttataggtgagaaaattgaagcaGAGATGAAATAATTTGTCCATGTGCACAGAGCTAGCAAGTGGTAGAGCCCCAATTCAGACCTAGACACTGGCTCCATATGGAGCTTATGCTATTAACCATTAAGCACTGTGGTATATTTCTTTCCTCCCTGATTTCAGTCCTGCATCCGTCAGCCAGTACATTTCATAATTTGGTGTGCTGTCATTTTCCAGTCCTGGCTTAGCTCTCTCACTTCCACCTCCAGCACCCCCTCCATTACTGCTCGGCATTGGTATATgttgtctttccttttccctaaCATTCTTTTGTTTCATCAGCCATGGAGTGACCACATTTAAAGATAATTCTATGCCACATgtgcttcatatttttttcttttaattaagaaataaaatttctgagaTAGTTGGAAACCATATTTTACCCTTCCCAACCCATTCCCCTCGTAAGTGGTAACTACTATAATTAGaatgcatcattatttacatttttatagttttattacgTATATATCTGTAAAGTACATAtagaatttttgtatttaaaaatatttcttattcatgtaaactgaaaaacaaaatttattgtcaTTGCAGATCTCTGTACCTTACAGTTTTACTTATAAGGCTGTTAAGAGCAAGATTCTCGAAATTGATAGATGTGTGCCTacttcatattaatttttatacagTATTTCGAGAATATACTTTATTCCTCTATTAAGAGATATaaggtcacacacacacccttatccCGTATTTTTGAACAGTGCTATTAAGAATATACGTGTACATTTCTCTATGTTTGGGAGTTTCTGAGGTATACATATAGCAGTAGAGTTGTTGGCTCATAGGACTGATTACACACATCTTTAAATTGACTCAGTTTTGTCAAAATATTCTCCGAATTGGTTCTACAATTTATATTTCCTCTAGCAGATGTATGAGCGTTCCTATTTCTCTTTATCCTCACCAACATATGGTATATATCTCAGATTGTTTTCCCTTTTGCCAAACTGATAGGTGTAATAGTATCTTGTTGTGGTTTGCATTTTACTGGTTGTTGGTGAAGTTAACAGCTTTTCCTGTGCTTACTGCTGCTTCTGTGAAACATCTGTTCATCTTATTGCTCATTTTCTGATGGTTTGTCTTGTTACATTTTGTAGGCAGTATTAGCTGAATGAAAGTTCCCTCCACCCaaattcttttgcttttcattcccgaACCCCTGCTGTTTAGGCCTGATGCTTGCTCATGCCATTTCTACTTTAATACTTTATAACTTTCTTACAACACTTCtacctttgctttttaaagtccTACCATCCTTTTAGTcattcagttttttcatttgttcatgttCCGCAACCATGCTGGTGACTAAGACCCTGGTCCCTGCCTTGTGGCACTCAGAAGGGTCGGGTGAAAAGCCACGTTAGTCCATGCAGCCCTTCCTGAGCCCCTGACTGAAAGTAATCCCTTCCTCTACTGATTCCCAAGgatgcacttttatttttaaatttgcttgtatgtttttgttcttttcaggctCCTTGAAAAGAGACTGCTAATTACATGGAAATGCTTAATTATTGTGGGATGCCAGATGttttagaagacattttaaattcCTTGTTTTAGCCAGatctctaaaatttttctttacatagTAATCAGTTAGGTGTTTTCTATTTGTCATAATTGTCCTAAGTGCTTTACTTGCACTCTCATTTAATACCACAGTCCAGTGACTGGGTGGATGAgttttcatcctcattttacaagttTCGAAACTGAGGTCTGGAAGGGCCCCGAAACACCATTATTAAAGTGCAGAGCTAAGATTTGAACTCAGTCTTGACActaaagcctgtgctcttaaacATTCTGTGGTACTGTGTTTGATGTCAGTTATTAGTAAAGTAACTTTGATcttttatgtttgtgtttgtgttttgttttgctttaattagAGACCCATCTATTTTGGATAGTTTAGATTTGAATGAAGATGAACGGGGAGTActtattaacaatattaataggCGTTTGACACCACAAGCTGTCAAAATTCGAGCAGGtaagtgatattttaaatgtttaaaatacgttgcataaattaaaaagttgttAAATGATGAGACTTACCAAAGAATATTTTGCTATATCAACATctataaatttttctaaatgtctatTTCTTACAACAAGAAAagttgaagaaattatttttgcttctactgaatcataaaatgtatatattgacACAAGGGAAAACTGTCATATATGCATTCAACTAACATTACGTTAGCCcctttttttaaagggggggtgtaattttgttttagaaaataactttaaaatattctaatagtACAGTAATACCCTTTTATGCCTGCAGATTAACCACTGTTAATATAGTTTGGAGTATATTCTTTCAGACATTTTTCCTACACATATACACTATATAGGAATATATGCTATTTACAttcatagatttttttgttttttacaaaggTGGGAtcatactatgaaaaattttcCTCAACTAGCATGGTTGCCTTTCCATGCAAAACATGGgactatttctcatttttttttaatggcttggtgtgatatttttaatgtttgttgacacagagagagagagacagagacagagtgcgagtaaggcaggggcagagagagggagacacagaatccaaagcaggctccaggctctgagctgtcagcacagagcccgactcaggccttgaactcatgaactatgagatcatgacctgagctgaagtcaggacgctcaaccgattgagccacccaggcgccccagctaggTGTGATATTTTATAGAACAGTAAAACCAGTATAAACCAGTCttctcttgatggacatttatctTCTGCCAGTTTTTtcactgtgagaaaaaaatattacaaattagcATGCTTGTAACATAGACACTTACCCAGTTATATGAGTGTTCTGTTAGGCAAACTCcaagaagtgcaattgctgggtcagagggtatgCAATTTCTAAACTGTTCTAAGCAACTTGCAGTTATTGTTTTATTCAGCCTTTATCacactcctcctcctctccacttgACAAATAAggaactgaggcatagagatGTTGGAATCATGATTTTAACCCAGGCATAGGCAGAAGTCAAGGTGTTTGTTGAATTTCTCTCCTTTATAGTCATCATTCAGGGGCTTGATGTGGAGAAGATATCATTTCACTGCATATTCagattttataattatgaaagttAACATATAGGGTTATTTCTATACTGAAAGGATTATGAAAGCTTTCATAAGTGTTTGAGTGCTAGTGTATCTGCCACATCTCTGATTTTTAAGCCTTTCAGTACTTTTTTGCATTATTTGGTATACGTTTTTCAATTTCTGTACTTTTAGATATTGAAGTGGCTTGTTATGGTTATGAAGGCATTGATGCTGTAAAAGAAGCCCTGAGAGCAGGTTTGAATTGTTCTACAGAAACCATGCCCATCAAGGTGAGTAATGTTTTCTCTCCCCCTGCTAAAAACCAACCTAAACCAAATCAGATTCTTTTTATGATCATGTTTCATAACAGGTGTCGGGCAGAGTGGTTCTTGGTGCTGTTGTCTAACGGATGGTACTGCTACTGTCACAGTGGATAAAGATTTCTATTGGTATTTAGTGCCAGAGGGCCGGCTGTGCTAAACCTCCTTTATAATACAGAGTTgctatggggcatctgggtggctcagtcagttaagcgtccagcttcagctcaggtcatgatcttgtggctcgtgagtttgagccccgcattgggctgtctgctgttagcacagagcttgcttcagatcctctgttccccctcattttctctgctcctcctctgctggctgtctcttctcttctctcaaaaataaacaacaacaacaaaaaaattgctGTGCCCATAATGCCCATAGGATCTTGAAAAGGATAACATATTCTCATATTCACACATCTTTTAGGAGTTTTGGTGTGAATCTTCTAAGCAGTACAATTAACCAGATGGTTGTTATTCAGAATCTTAGATTTTCTTCTGTCAGTTTAGTTTAGAACCAAATAagaatttttgttgcttttagaaACAAATTATCCATTGTTCTGATGATGGCTGTAGTTATTTTAGCCACCAAAGAGGGAGCAGTCTTAATTGTATATATTGTCTTTCAGTGGACTGTTTACATTGGATTATATCACTGTATCAACTAGTTTTTGCTGCATTAACAAACCAGCCCCAATTGCTGACTTACAGAATTAGAAATTAAGTTTTAGGGTGATTTGTTAAGGCAGCAGATTAGCAAAAAAAGTTCTCAAACATGCTGATGGTTTTGTGTTGTATTGTTATGttcataattgatttttttcttctttcttagatTAATCTAATAGCTCCTCCTAGATATGTGATGACAACAACAACCCTGGAGAGAACAGAGGGCCTCTCTGTCCTCAATCAAGCTATGGctgttataaaagaaaagattgaggaAAAGAGGGGTGTCTTCAATGTCCAAATGGAGGTAAGGTCTATACTGTTCttgccttgtttttaaaatatataagaaatttaggggtgcccagctggctcagtcagtagagtatgcaactcttgatcttggggtcatgagttcaaatttCACCTTGGGGTTAGAGATTACTTAGATACATACATACGGAATTTAAATCTCTAAATGATTTGCATTCTAAAATACTTAATCACTGCCTTTTAAAACATGAGATACATCTAGGATTATAATTCTGCTAAGCATAAAATAATCATTGACTCAGAGGGCCTTTAAAGGGGCTTTTTAGAAGTAAATGAGAACTGTCACTCATTTAGAAGTAAATGAGAACTATGATGGTTATTCAGGAGTAAGGTCACTGATGGATGTTGGGTTTATccccccaaaagagaaaaaaaatagacaataaaaagGAGTGGTTATTGTCAGAATTTAATGTGGAAGGCTTAAAATTTGATCTAAGGATTAGGAACAAGagtaatattttcttcatctcaaCAAGAATGAaacctaattagaaaaaaatggtaagtaatttattttaaacccaGAGGATGCATTTTTATAAGACATCTTATGGGTTTGAAAGATACAGCCACCGAgatgattttcatatttttcagttttggcttataaaaatgatagaagggaatattttcttttaatacacatttcttttccCCATACTCTCACTCTTTTACATTTCTCCCATTATTTATCTAATGGAATTTATTAATGATGCATCAGCAATCAAGAGTGAACAGATGGCAGAGTTGGTgaaggaaaagtatttttttaagagttaaaatacTAGGCAATAAGAGTATTAAAGTTGAATTCGTATACTGTTAACCATCTCACTTTGAAATTATGCCTCTGCTTCCACAGCCTAAAGTGGTCACAGATACAGATGAGACCGAACTTGCAAGGCAGCTTGAGAggcttgagagagagaatgcagaagtGGATGGAGACGATGATGCAGAAGAAATGGAAGCCAAAGCCGAAGATTAACTTTGTGGGAAACAGAGTCCAGTTTAAGGaacacaaaacagcccttcctgGCTGTAAACCCTAGACTGAAAGTTTTCCAGTATTGAAAACTTCAaagctgaatattttttatttccaagtatttAAATGTTCCAACAGACCAAAATGTGAAATGCCCTCCTAAAAGTCAAAAAGTCAGCTGTTTTCACACAATAGCTCCAACATTCAGCATTTTTTAAGGGAGTGGGCCTAATTTCACTAGAGATAAATCTTTAAGAACATAAAATTGGGCTTGTGGTTTCCATTTCTGATGTCTCCAGATTGGCACCCCTTTGTAGTTCAGTGCCTCCATGAGATTTACAAGGGGGCACCCAAAGCAAATAGCCTCAACCTTTCTATATAAAATGTATcaagcaaacattaaataaatttctgGGATATTTAACTATAGGCTTCTTCCTTCTTGTCACCAGTTAAAAGCATTATGATTACTAAGATCCTAATTCTGTTATCTTCCTTTTAGTCTAGATGTAGAAGAAACATAAGGGCAGGTGACCAAAGGATCTATACAGCGGATCCTTTCAAAGAAGGgtttggagaaaataatttctcaattttaacCACAGTTACAGTTGACTCTTAGGGAGAAAAAGCcttaaaacaca comes from Panthera tigris isolate Pti1 chromosome B3, P.tigris_Pti1_mat1.1, whole genome shotgun sequence and encodes:
- the EIF2S1 gene encoding eukaryotic translation initiation factor 2 subunit 1, which codes for MPGLSCRFYQHKFPEVEDVVMVNVRSIAEMGAYVSLLEYNNIEGMILLSELSRRRIRSINKLIRIGRNECVVVIRVDKEKGYIDLSKRRVSPEEAIKCEDKFTKSKTVYSILRHVAEVLEYTKDEQLESLFQRTAWVFDDKYKRPGYGAYDAFKHAVSDPSILDSLDLNEDERGVLINNINRRLTPQAVKIRADIEVACYGYEGIDAVKEALRAGLNCSTETMPIKINLIAPPRYVMTTTTLERTEGLSVLNQAMAVIKEKIEEKRGVFNVQMEPKVVTDTDETELARQLERLERENAEVDGDDDAEEMEAKAED